The DNA sequence TCGCGGCGGCCGCCACGGCCCGGTCCTGGCCCGAAGGATCGGCGGGCGCCAGGGCGGCGCGACGGATCACTTGCGCCTTAGTCAGGGTGGCTTCGGGTGTGTTGGCTGGCCCCACATCAATGTTTACGTGCCCCCCCGTCGCATACTGGCGGCCGTCCGGCCCCGTGGTGAACTCGAACTGGGGGCCGCCGTTGGCGTAGCGGCCCGCCGCCGCCACGTGAGCCTGCTCGTGACTACGCACTTCCCGATCACGCTGCTTGAGTTCCTCAACTTCGCGAAGTTGCTCCTCCGTGAGTTCCCGTGTTGCAGCCGGGCTACGGGACTTCTCCGGTTCATCGGGAGTGGTGGTGGCGTTGGCCGCGGAATTGGTCTCCCCCAAGCCCGACTTGGTTCCCAACGCGCTGTCTGGCGTTCTCCCGGATGTAGAAGCCTTTGTATACGCCGCACCCGTAAGAAACGCGGGCGCCGCGCCTATGGAGCCGATACCGGCCATGTTCATGATTCCATTGTAGAAACTGCGGCACCAGGACCGCTGCCGGTCCGGCCTGTTCTCCAAGAGTATAACACAGGCGGGCCCACCGCAAAATCCATCCGGCGGGTCGTGCTTGAGGCCAAAGTCTTGGAAGTGCTACGGTTATGCCCTGACTGCGGGGTGGCGCTTTTCGTGCGCGCGGCGCCCCGCACGGGCGCCGGAAGTGGCAGACAGGAGGACTCACGTGGATCCACTCGAAGTTCAATTGCAGGCTCTGCTGGAGTCCGTCAAGGTGTCACCGGAAAACGTGCCCCTGCGGCGGCTGGTCTCAGACACCTTCCTCAAACTGGGACGCCATGAAGAGGCCGAACAGCACGCCCGAATTGCCCTGCAGCATGATGCGGAGGACATCGGCTCCAAGTTCATCCTGGCGCAAATCTACCACTTTCTTGGAAAAATGAGCCTGGGCCTCGTGCTGGTGGAGGATGTACTCGCCGCGGACAGAAATCACAGCGAAGCGTGGCTTCTCCACGCCAGGCTGCTCCAACGGACGGGAAACCCGGCGGAGGCCGGCGCGTCGTATCGGGAAGCCCGTCGACTAAACCCGACGCTCCGCGACGAAACGCTGGATGCTCTGCTCGAATCTTCGCCAAAGGAAGCACCGCCACTGGGACGGGTGGGCGCGGCAACCACGTCCTCGGGGCAACAGTGGGTGGAGGAAGCGTTTTCGAAGCCCTTTGACCTCACACCCGCCACCCCGTCGGCCAGTGCGCCCATGCGGGATCCCGAGTTGCCCGGCCTCGTCATCGAAAAGCCCCTCTACGGATTCGAGGCGGTCGGCGGCATGAACCGGGTCAAAGAAGACATCCGAATGAAAATCATTCTGCCGGCCACGAATCAGGAGCTCTATGCCATGTACGGCAAGAAGGCCGGCGGTGGCATTCTCATGTACGGCCCTCCCGGATGCGGCAAGACCCATCTGGCCCGAGCCACGGCCGGCGAAATCA is a window from the Candidatus Hydrogenedentota bacterium genome containing:
- a CDS encoding ATP-binding protein; its protein translation is MDPLEVQLQALLESVKVSPENVPLRRLVSDTFLKLGRHEEAEQHARIALQHDAEDIGSKFILAQIYHFLGKMSLGLVLVEDVLAADRNHSEAWLLHARLLQRTGNPAEAGASYREARRLNPTLRDETLDALLESSPKEAPPLGRVGAATTSSGQQWVEEAFSKPFDLTPATPSASAPMRDPELPGLVIEKPLYGFEAVGGMNRVKEDIRMKIILPATNQELYAMYGKKAGGGILMYGPPGCGKTHLARATAGEINAQFISIGLHDILDMWMGNSEKQLHNVFQYARAHTPCVLFFDEVDALAASRSDMRNSAGRHTINQFLAEFDGIEASNEGVLVLAATNAPWHLDPAFRRPGRFDEIIFVPPPDADAREKILEIFLDKKPVEKLDLAKLAAKTKDFSGADLRGLVERAVEEKLREAMKSGKPEPIRTNDLLAALKRQNPSTREWLATARNYAAFANEGGVYDDIKAYLNIK